The genomic segment TAAAAAAATCCTCTTTTTTAATAATTCTCTGATTGCTACTCCCCCTGAACTTCAAGTTTGGATCATACAGCTCCTTCACAAACCGCCCATCCACCAAAACATCCACATACTCAAGGCACTTTCTTCTAAGTTCATCTTCACGTACCTGTTCAAGTGTGTAACCTGTATAAAGCCAAATATTCTTTTTTGTCTTTTTTTTCAAAAACTTCAGCACTTTTAACATATCCACTGGATTAAAAAGTGGATCACCTCCACTTATTGTGATTCCGTCAAGTAATGTATTTTCATTTATTTCCTTGGCAATTTCTTCCAATTTTTCATAAGTCAGTACATTTCCGTGCTTCGGATTCCATGAATACTCATTATGGCAACCAGGACAAGCATGAGAGCAGCCGGCAAAATAAAGCGAATATCTAAGTCCAACACCATCAACGATTGTTTCCTTATAAGTCATTAAAAGCCTTAATGTAAAATCATTTT from the Leptotrichia trevisanii DSM 22070 genome contains:
- the nrdG gene encoding anaerobic ribonucleoside-triphosphate reductase activating protein; translated protein: MNKVKVKTSEKNLKNDFTLRLLMTYKETIVDGVGLRYSLYFAGCSHACPGCHNEYSWNPKHGNVLTYEKLEEIAKEINENTLLDGITISGGDPLFNPVDMLKVLKFLKKKTKKNIWLYTGYTLEQVREDELRRKCLEYVDVLVDGRFVKELYDPNLKFRGSSNQRIIKKEDFFI